From the genome of Maridesulfovibrio ferrireducens:
TGTCATAATTATTCTCCTGTTTCTTTCCTCATAATCTATCGGTTTGTATTCTTGAGATAAATTATTGCATCGCAGAATGAAAGTGTAAAAATCTATTATGCCTAAGTGGTTGTATTTAGGTGTTAAAATTGATTGAGTGTTTAAACAATAGTTTTAAACACTAGTTTTAAACAAACGTTTGACTTTTGAGTGGCGCGTAGTTAACTTTTATTAACTCAAATTAATAAGAGGTTTTTAATATGGCTGATATATCCAAGGGACCGAAGAATAAAAAGTCACGGGGTGAAGAGACTCGCCAGCGGCTTTTGCTGGTTGGAGCAAGGTTGTTCGCATTGAATGGTTTCAGAGGCGTGAGCATGCGGAATCTTGCCATGGAAGCAGAAATAAATCTTGCCACTGTCGGCTATCACTTCGGCGGTAAACTTGGACTTTATGAGGCTATTTTACAAAGTATGATTGAACGCAGAAGTGAAATTTTTCCGTCATTGGAAGAAGTGCGTGAGCGTGTTGATATGTTGAAACAGAACAAACTTACAAAAAGTGATTTAGTTAAATGGTTTTTCGGTTTCTTTATCAGACGATCAGCTGGGAGTCAGGAAACGATGTGGGCTGCTCTTATCATTACAAGGGAGCTTGCAGCTCCGAGTGAACTATATCCAATGCTTGATGAGTATCTCTTTACTCCGATATTTGAGAGTTTGGGGGAAATTCTTGCCGTTGCAATGGATGGTAAGGTTTCAACAGAAGAACGTGCGATTGTCGGCACGGCCCTGATAGGGATGGTTCTTAAATTTGTTCATCCAAAGGTGCTTATGACAAGAATTGGTTGGGATGAATATACACCTGAAAATATAGAAATAATCACAGAAGTTTTGTGTAGAAGAGCAGTCGCCTTTGTAGGCTGTCAGGAATAGTGAAAATGAATAAAGTAATACTTACAGTCTTGTGTTTGAGTTTTTTAGTTGTTGCCGGATGCAAGAATAAGCAGGGATCTGTCGAGGAAATTATACGCCCTGTAAAAACAATGCAGGTGGGAGAATCTCTTTCCGACAGGCAATGGACCTTTTCCGGTACTGCGGAAGATGCTCTTGAATCGGAACTTTCATTTCGTGTAGGCGGAAAAATTATATCTTTTTCCGGCGACCAGATCGGTAGAAAATTCAGCTCCGGTGATGTTGTCGCTAAGCTTGACCCCGCCGACTATGAGCTGGAAGTTAATCAGATAGAAGCTCAGCTTGAACAGGTCCGTGCAAATTATACCCGCGCAAAAGC
Proteins encoded in this window:
- a CDS encoding CerR family C-terminal domain-containing protein, producing MADISKGPKNKKSRGEETRQRLLLVGARLFALNGFRGVSMRNLAMEAEINLATVGYHFGGKLGLYEAILQSMIERRSEIFPSLEEVRERVDMLKQNKLTKSDLVKWFFGFFIRRSAGSQETMWAALIITRELAAPSELYPMLDEYLFTPIFESLGEILAVAMDGKVSTEERAIVGTALIGMVLKFVHPKVLMTRIGWDEYTPENIEIITEVLCRRAVAFVGCQE